The genomic stretch CCGCGCACCACGTCGATGCTGTCGAGGTTGCCCGACGAGATCGGCGCCATCGACAGCTGCGGCTGGCCGTAGGGGGCGAAAGCCGCCGGCACGCCGTCAATCAGCACGGTGGAGCGCGGCGACAGGCGCGAGGTCAGGCCGCGCACGCCGACGTTCAGCGAGATGTCGCTGCCGCCGGTGCCGTTGGCCTCCTGCACCTGCACGCCCGGCACGCGACGGAGCACGTCGCCGACGTTCATGGCGCCCTGCTCCACCATGGCTTCACGGCGGATCACGGTGCGGGCGCCGGGATGGTTCTGCACCACGGCGGCGTCGGCGTCGCCGAGCCAGTCGCCGACCACCTTGATGTCGGTCACGCCCAATTCCAGCGGGCCATTGGCGGCGGCCGTCGGCGCCGGGGACAGCGTCACCGAGCCTTCGTTGATCTGGTAGTCCAGGCCGCTGCCCTGCAGCAATTGGCGCAGGGCCTGTTCCGGCGAGAGGTTGCCGTCCACCGCCGGGGCCTGTTTGCCGGCGACCAGGTCAGGACTGAAAAACACTTGCAGCGAGGTTTGCTGGCCCAGTTCGCTCAGGGCCTGGCCCAGCGGCTGCGCGCGGATGTGAATGGCGTCGGCGGCGAACGCCAGCGGCACGGCAGCGTTGACCGCCAGCGCGAGCGCCAGCGGCAGCCAAGGGGATTTCTTGTTGTTGGCGGTGGTGTTTTTCACGTCGAACGTAGTCCTGTGGATCGCAAGTGTATGCGTCTGTTAATGCAAACCAGTTGCAGTTGAACAGGAAGACGATGAACTCGAAAAAAACCTGAATTTTATTTTGAAATTATTTCCTGGCTGCCGTCGGCCAGCGTGCGCACGGCCACCGGCAGGATGTTCGGCAAGGCCTTGAGCAAGGCGTCGGTGTTGTCGGTGCGGAACACGCTGGTCAGGCGCAGGTTGGCCACGGCGGGGCCGGAGACCTTCAAAGGCTTGTCGCGGTAACGGGACACCTGCGCCGCCACGTCGCTCAGGCTGGCGTTGTTGAACACCAGCTTGCCGCTGCGCCAGGCGGTCAGCTCGGCCGGATTGACCGCATAGGCCGGCGCGACGGCGCCCTGGGCATCGACATGGGTGCCCAGGCCGGCGGTCAGGCTGACGAAGGCGTTGTCCGGCGCGTTGCGGCCCTGCACCTTGACCGTGCCCTGCTCCACCGCGACCCGGGTCTGCGCCGGGTCGCGGCGCACGTCGAAGCGGGTGCCGGTGACCGTGACCTTGCCGCTGCCGGCCTCGACCACGAACGGGCGCGAGGTGTCGTGCTCGACGCTGAACATCGCTTCGCCTTCGGTCAACTCGACGACGCGGCGATCCTTTTCAAAGCGCACCTTCAGGGCGCTGCGGCTGTCGAGGTCGACGACCGAACCGTCGGGCAGCGCCACATGCCGCCGTTCGCCGGTCTTCGTCGCGAATTCGGCGCTGTAGCCCGCCGGTGGGTTGAGCCCGCTGAACAGCCCCAGCCCGACCGCCACCGCCAGCACCCCGGCGGCCACCGCATAACGCAGCGCCGGCCGGCGCCCGCGACGGGCCGGCGGCGCGTCGCACAAGGCCTTCAGGCGCGGCGCCGGCAGCAGGTCGGCGGCGCTCCATACGCCTTGCAGCAACAGGAACTCGTCCCGGTGCGGGGCATGTTCGTTCAGCCAGGCGTCGAAGCGCTGCCGCTCGTCCACGCTGACGGCAGCCTCCTGCAGGCGCACGAACCAGCGTGCCGCCTCATCGCGCACCGTTGCCTGCCCGCACGCGCAATCACGGGTTTCCATCATGGAATGTCCTGTCTGGCCGGGGATGAATGACGGCGCCCGCTCATGGCTGCAACCCGTCCAGACGGTCGCGCAGGTGCCGCAGGGTGCGGATCATATACTTTTCCACCATGTTCCTGGACAGCCCCAGGCGCTCGGCGATTTCCGCCTGGGTCAGGCCTTCGAGCTTCTGCCAGACGAAGATCCGCCGGCAGTTGACCGGCAGCTCCGCGAGCGCCCGTTCGATGGAATCGGCCAGCTGGATCGCATGCATGTAATGCTCCGGGTCGCCGGTCGGCGACTCACTGAGATCGATCGCCTCCGACTCCATGGCGCCCCGTCGGTCCTCACGCCGAAAACCGTCCACCGCAATGTTGCGCGCGGTCTGGTGCAGGTACGCCCGTGGCTGCTGCACCGTCGCCGCATCGGTTTCGAGCACCCGCACGAAGGTGTCGTGCGCCAGATCCTCGGCCTGCTGACGATTGCGCAGGCGACGGGTCCAGGTGCCGATCAACTCTTCGTAATGCTCGAAAAAGCCGGGTCTGCGGGGCAGCATGGGGATCATGGCGGCGTGCTGAGGAAAGGGGCGTGAATAGTAATGTTTCGTATTACGCCCGGCAATCGTTCCTTGGCCCTGTCGACGGGAGGCGGCATCTGCCCTATTTGGATTTGCCCTTGACCTTGCCCTGATCCGGATCGACGATGCCGAAGCAGCCCACCGGCGGGTTCAGGTACTGGTACAGCGGATTGACCAGCAGGTGCGCGTCGCCGCAGGTGATCAGGTGGATGTGATCGCGGTAGGTGTCGATCAGGCGCTGGATCGCGGGGGCGATGTGCGGATGGATGCCCGTGCGCAGCTCCATGCCGGCCCGCACGTAAGCGGAATACAGATCCTTGAACTTGAGGCCGTCCTTGGGCGGGATCAGGCTCTTGTCGGCCGGCAGAGAACTGAAGACACCCGCCAACCCGGTCTTTGCCACGACGTAAGGTTTGGCGAACGTCACGATGTCCTGATGCTCGGCCAGCAGGAAGCCCATCTTCGCCACGTTCCCGCTGTCGACCAGCATGCCGCGCAGGAAGCCCACGGAGATCGTGTTGGGAAACGCATGGGCGTTGTTGTAGTAGTTCTTCATCAGGTTTTCGAGGATCGGGAACACCGCGTGCTCCCAGCCGAACACCTTGCCGTGGTCGAACACCGGGCCGAACAGCGGCGGCACCGAATCACGGGTGACCGCCCTGGGGTACTGCTCGACGTGGCAGACGATCTTGTTGTCCTCGATCAGCGGCTCGAAGAAGTTCGCCCAGACACCTTGCGCCGCCCACTGGAACGGCGGCTCGCGGTGGGCATCGCCGGTGAGGAAGATCATCGGGTCGTAGTCGTCCGGGAAATGCTTGGCGGCGGCTTCGAGATCCGTCGCGCGCTCGTCGGACATCAGCACCCCTTCATCGATCCACCAGCCGTTGCCGAACTTCTTGCCCATGTCGTTGCACCCCGTCAGTCCCTTGCAGTGAGCGTCCGTTCTCACACGCTAGTTGCCGTCCTGCGGGTTTTCCAGCGGGGGCGAAGAAATCGACGCTGGCCAGACCATGCCCCCCCTGTAGGAGCGAGCCTGCTCGCGATGGCGATGGAACAGGCACCTTTGCAGTGACTGGTCCGACGCCATCGCGAGCAGGCTCGCTCCTACAGGGTTAGACGGTGGATGGGGCTCATCCACCGTGGGTGCTTCAGCCGCGTTCGTCGATGCCGGCCTGCAGCGTCTGGCTGTCGAAGTGACCGCTGACGGTGACCGGGCCGGCCTTCAGCGTGCCGTTTTCAACCGAGACCTTAGGTGCGTTCTCTTCGGCCTTGTGCGGCAGGGTCAGCCCGGCCTTGGCCCCGTAATCACGGTTGTCCAGCCCCGTCTTGTTGACCTGCGAGCCACCCAGGCCAACCCGACCGTCCGCTGCCGAGATCCGCGCGCCGGTCAGTTGCGTGGCGCCGCCGACGTTCAGGTTCACGCCTTGCTGGCCGCTGATGCCGGACGCCTGGCCGACGCTGTCCTTGTGGGCGTATTCGCCCTGGGCGGTGAGCGTCGGCTTGTAGTCGGTGCCGGCCAGTTCCTTCTTGTCGCTCGGCGGGTTCTTTTTGCCGGTCAGGCCCAGATCCACATCGACCTTGGCGTGGTTCTGCGTGTCCTGGCGGCTTTCGACGGTCAGGTCACCGGCAACCTTGCCGCCCACGGTCTTGCCCTCCACCTGCGCACCGCTCAGGCGGGCGTCGCCCGCGCTGTTCAACGCCACCGCATCGGCCTTGATCCGGCTGTTCTGCTGCGTGGTGCCCTGCACATAGTCCACGCCCACCTTGGCCCCGGCGTTGAAGCCATGGTCGCTGCTGGCCTTCTCGTCGGCGGCGGTCGGCGTGCTTTGGCTCAGGTTGCCGCCGGCATTCAGGGCGACGTTCCAGTTGTTGCGGCTGTCGCTGGACTGCGCGGACTCCAGCACGACGCCACCCTTGCCGGCATCGAGGCTCACGCTCGGCGCACCGACCTGGGTGCCCTGCTGGCGGACCGAATCGCCGCTCAGGGCGATGCCGGTCCGGCTGTCGAGCTGGCCGCCCTTGAGGGTCTGGGTGTTTTCGTTCACCCGGCCGATGTTGAAGTTGCCGCTGAGGTTGCCGCCCTGATCGCGGCTTTTCTCGCTGCTGGTCTTGCTGCCGCCCGCCTTCAGGCCGCCGCCGAGGTTGCCGCCGGTGGCGACGTGGGTGTCGGTGGCCGCTTGCAGGTCGAGGGTGCCGCCGGCCTTCAGGTCGATGGCGCCAGCGCTGTCGATCTTCGCGCCTTGCTGGACCTGGTTGCCGCCGCTGGTGAACTGCACAGGACCGTTGCCCTGGACGCTCGCCACACGGGCCTGGCTGTCGTTGACCTGCTTGCCGGTGTGGTCGAGCTGGAACCCGGCGCCGAGATCGACGTTGGTGCCGTCGGTGCCCGGCAAGGTGCCGACGGTCAGCGAGCCGTTGCCGCGCAAGCTGGAGCTGTCGCTGCCCTGACGGTCGTTGGCCTGGTTCAGGGCCAGGTCGCCGCCGGTCTTGACGTTGACGCCGCCCTGGCCGCCGTCGAACCGGCTGCCCTCGAACTGCGCGTCGCCGCGCACGTTGACGTTCACGCCCTGGCTGCCGGCATAACCGCCGACCACCGACGTCGAACTGTCTGTGCGGGTCTGGCTGCTGCCGCCGGCGCCGCTGCCGGCGACGTTCACGTCCTCGCCTGTCTTGGTGTAGACGCGCACATCGACCTTGGCGTCCACCGCCTTGTCGCGGCTGCTGCGGGTATCGGCCGCCGCGTCGGCCACCAGTTTGCCGGCGTCGATGTTCACCTTGCCGGCGCTGGCGTTGTATTGGGTGCCTTGATCCTTCAGCGTGCCGGCGACGTTCACGTCCACGGTAGCGCCGTCGAAGCGGCTGACCACGGCGGTGCTGCCCTGCTCGGTCTTGCCGGCGCTGGCGTGGCCCACTGCGACATCGATGCCGACGTTCGGCTGCCCGAGGTTGGTCAGGGCGTCCTTGTCCGGCACCTTGCCGGCGAGCACGTCCTTGACCGCTGCGACGACCGGCCGGGCGATGTCCTTGTACTCGACGTTGGCGCCGACGTCCGCCGACCAGTGGCTTTCGTCGTGGGTGCTGCTGGAGGTGTTGCCGGCCGCACGGTTGTCCACCTCGTTGGCGACCACATTCAGACCGTTGCCGGACTTGAGCTGCGCGCCTTCGGTGACGAGTGTGCCGGCATTGATGGTCAGGCCGCCGCTGCTCTGCACGCCGGTGGCCTGCGCGGTGGTTTTGCTGGAGGCGTCGTGCGCCGTGTCGCGGGCGAAATCGATGCCGCTGCCGGCGCGGTCAAGGCCGCCGGTGTAGTAGAAGCCGCCGCCGGTATTGGCTGTGTCGGTGGAGGTCTGGTGGCTGTCCTGCTCCGCCAGCAGCGACACGTTCTGACCGCTCAGGGCCGTGTCGCCGGCGGTGGATTTCACCTCGCCGCCCTTGACCGTCAGGTCGCCGCCGGCCTTCACCTGCACGGTGCCGCCGCTGAGGCTGGCGCCCTGCTGGCTGACATCGCTGGCGGTGACGGTCTTCTGCTTGTCTTCGTAATGGATGCCGGCACGGTACTGCCCGGCGTCCGGCGCGTTCTCTTTGGCATAGGCGTCGAAGCCGCGGGTCTGGGTGCTGTCGCTGCGCTCGCGGGTGTTTTGCGTAGCCTTCACGTTCACATCGCCCGCCGCGTCGGCGGTCAGCGCCGCGCCGGCCTTGACCGAGGCGCCGGCGACTTCGATGTCCTTGGCGCTCTTGAGCTTGAGGTTGCTGTCGGACACCAGTTCGCTGCGCACCGTGGTGCTGTCCTTGGCGTTCTGCCGGGACTCGTCCTTGGTGATGCCGAAGAACTTGCTGTCCTTGTCGTGGCTGTTGCTGTGGGACGTGTCCTGCACGCCATCGACCACCAGCGAACCGCTGTCGCTGATCACGCTGGCGTCGGTGCCGCCGCGCACCTGACTGCCGCTGATGCGCACATCGTCGGCCTTGACCGTCAGTTTGCCGGTCGCGTTGACCTTGCTGCCCTGGTGACGGGTCTGGCCCTTGTCGGCGTCGCCGGTCTTGCCGAAGAAGCCGCCGCCCACCAGATCGCCCGCGTAGCGGTTGTCGCTGCTGCGGTCGGTGCGGCTGGCGGTGGTGATGTCCACTTGCTTGCCGGCCAGTTGCAGGTCGCCCCGGCTGGTCAGCTCTGCGCCTTCGGAGCGCAGCAACGCGGCGGTCTGCAGGGCGATGTTGCCGCCCTTCAGCTGGCTGGTGACGCTGCGCTGGGTCTCGCTGCTGCTGTCCCAGTCGGCCTTCCACAGGTGTTTGCGGTGCTTGCCCTGGTCGGTCTGCACGTGGCGCTCGGTGGCGGCGGTCAGGCGCAGGTCGCCGCCGCTCTGCACGCTCAGGTCGCCGGCCGCTTCGACCTTGGCGGCGGTAAGTTCGGTGTCCTTGCCGGACGACAGTTGCGCATCGCGGCTGGCGACGATCTGGCTGCCGTGCTGGCGCGAATCGCTGTCGGTGCGGGTGCGCTCGTAGGTTTCCCAGGTGATGCCGATGGTGTTGTTGCTCCAGTTCTCGCGCTGTTCCTGGAGCTTGCGGCTTTCCACGGTGGTGAGGGTCAGGTTGCGCTTGGCGTCGGCCTTCACGTCGCGGCCGCTGACGTCCGTGGCGGCCAGGGTCAGGTCCTTGCCGCTGTGCAGGCCGACATCGCCCTGGCTGCTGCGGATGCCGGCACGGGTCACGTCGAGGCTGTCGGCGACGGCCTGGCCGCTGACGCTCAGGTCGCCGGCCGAACGGATCTGCACGCCGTCACGCCCGGCCACCTGCACCGCCCCCACCTTCACACCGGCGCCTTCGGCGGTGCTGACGATGTTGATGCGCCCGGCCTGCATCGCGCCGAACAGGCTGGCGTCGATCCGCTGGTCGGCGGTGTGGCCGCTCGGGTCCACGGTCTTCACCTGGCCGCTGGCGTAATCCACCTGGTTGCGTCCGACGGTGAGGTTCAATTGGTCGCGGGCGCTGAGGTTGCCCTGACTGTCGATGCGCGGAGCGATCAGGTTGACCGAACCTTCGCCGTTGCGCAGGCCGCCGGCCTGGATCTGCAATTGGCCGCTGGCGTCGCGGGTATTCAGCGATTGCAGCTTGCCGTCGTTCAGCTCCGGACGGCCGACCACCAGGCTGGCGTTCGGCGCGTTGATGAAACTGCCGCCGTTGACCGAGATGCCGTTGGGGTTGGCCAGCACGTAGTCGGCAGCGCGGCCGAAGATTTCCTGAGCGCCGTTGATGGCCGACGGGTTGCGGCTGATCACTTCGTTGAGGATCACGCTCGCGGCCTGGCCCTGCAATTGCGGGTTGGCCGCCAGTTGCCCGGCGAGCTGCGACTGCCCGGCCTGCAAGGCGTTGTTCAGCACCACGCCCTGGCGGTCGACGTTGTAGTCCAGGAACTGGTTGTGCGACAGGCCCGAGCCGTTGGGCGCGACGATGTTGACGATGGGCACACCGCCCTGGGTCTGCAATTGCGCGGTGCCGCCGGGGCCGGGGGCGACCACCACGCCGCCGGCCAGGGCGCTGGGCAGGTGGGCGGCCAGGAACAGGCTGGCGATGGCCCAGCGCAATTGGCCCCGGGGCGAAAGGTTGAATGCGAAGGTGTGTGCTGGCATAAAAACGTCTCCATGTAAGTACGGCATCACGTCGCGCGTTTTGGTCTTGGCCGGGGCTGTCGCGCTCAGATCCGTCGGCTGTGGGTTCACTGCGTTGTTCATATCTGCACCCCCACCCGCATCAGCCAGGCGTCGGGCTCATGGGGCAAGCCGCTGGGGGTGTCGAGGCTGCGCTGGTAGTCGAT from Pseudomonas ekonensis encodes the following:
- a CDS encoding FecR family protein, which encodes MMETRDCACGQATVRDEAARWFVRLQEAAVSVDERQRFDAWLNEHAPHRDEFLLLQGVWSAADLLPAPRLKALCDAPPARRGRRPALRYAVAAGVLAVAVGLGLFSGLNPPAGYSAEFATKTGERRHVALPDGSVVDLDSRSALKVRFEKDRRVVELTEGEAMFSVEHDTSRPFVVEAGSGKVTVTGTRFDVRRDPAQTRVAVEQGTVKVQGRNAPDNAFVSLTAGLGTHVDAQGAVAPAYAVNPAELTAWRSGKLVFNNASLSDVAAQVSRYRDKPLKVSGPAVANLRLTSVFRTDNTDALLKALPNILPVAVRTLADGSQEIISK
- a CDS encoding sigma-70 family RNA polymerase sigma factor; this translates as MIPMLPRRPGFFEHYEELIGTWTRRLRNRQQAEDLAHDTFVRVLETDAATVQQPRAYLHQTARNIAVDGFRREDRRGAMESEAIDLSESPTGDPEHYMHAIQLADSIERALAELPVNCRRIFVWQKLEGLTQAEIAERLGLSRNMVEKYMIRTLRHLRDRLDGLQP
- a CDS encoding hemagglutinin repeat-containing protein: MPAHTFAFNLSPRGQLRWAIASLFLAAHLPSALAGGVVVAPGPGGTAQLQTQGGVPIVNIVAPNGSGLSHNQFLDYNVDRQGVVLNNALQAGQSQLAGQLAANPQLQGQAASVILNEVISRNPSAINGAQEIFGRAADYVLANPNGISVNGGSFINAPNASLVVGRPELNDGKLQSLNTRDASGQLQIQAGGLRNGEGSVNLIAPRIDSQGNLSARDQLNLTVGRNQVDYASGQVKTVDPSGHTADQRIDASLFGAMQAGRINIVSTAEGAGVKVGAVQVAGRDGVQIRSAGDLSVSGQAVADSLDVTRAGIRSSQGDVGLHSGKDLTLAATDVSGRDVKADAKRNLTLTTVESRKLQEQRENWSNNTIGITWETYERTRTDSDSRQHGSQIVASRDAQLSSGKDTELTAAKVEAAGDLSVQSGGDLRLTAATERHVQTDQGKHRKHLWKADWDSSSETQRSVTSQLKGGNIALQTAALLRSEGAELTSRGDLQLAGKQVDITTASRTDRSSDNRYAGDLVGGGFFGKTGDADKGQTRHQGSKVNATGKLTVKADDVRISGSQVRGGTDASVISDSGSLVVDGVQDTSHSNSHDKDSKFFGITKDESRQNAKDSTTVRSELVSDSNLKLKSAKDIEVAGASVKAGAALTADAAGDVNVKATQNTRERSDSTQTRGFDAYAKENAPDAGQYRAGIHYEDKQKTVTASDVSQQGASLSGGTVQVKAGGDLTVKGGEVKSTAGDTALSGQNVSLLAEQDSHQTSTDTANTGGGFYYTGGLDRAGSGIDFARDTAHDASSKTTAQATGVQSSGGLTINAGTLVTEGAQLKSGNGLNVVANEVDNRAAGNTSSSTHDESHWSADVGANVEYKDIARPVVAAVKDVLAGKVPDKDALTNLGQPNVGIDVAVGHASAGKTEQGSTAVVSRFDGATVDVNVAGTLKDQGTQYNASAGKVNIDAGKLVADAAADTRSSRDKAVDAKVDVRVYTKTGEDVNVAGSGAGGSSQTRTDSSTSVVGGYAGSQGVNVNVRGDAQFEGSRFDGGQGGVNVKTGGDLALNQANDRQGSDSSSLRGNGSLTVGTLPGTDGTNVDLGAGFQLDHTGKQVNDSQARVASVQGNGPVQFTSGGNQVQQGAKIDSAGAIDLKAGGTLDLQAATDTHVATGGNLGGGLKAGGSKTSSEKSRDQGGNLSGNFNIGRVNENTQTLKGGQLDSRTGIALSGDSVRQQGTQVGAPSVSLDAGKGGVVLESAQSSDSRNNWNVALNAGGNLSQSTPTAADEKASSDHGFNAGAKVGVDYVQGTTQQNSRIKADAVALNSAGDARLSGAQVEGKTVGGKVAGDLTVESRQDTQNHAKVDVDLGLTGKKNPPSDKKELAGTDYKPTLTAQGEYAHKDSVGQASGISGQQGVNLNVGGATQLTGARISAADGRVGLGGSQVNKTGLDNRDYGAKAGLTLPHKAEENAPKVSVENGTLKAGPVTVSGHFDSQTLQAGIDERG